One segment of Coffea arabica cultivar ET-39 chromosome 7c, Coffea Arabica ET-39 HiFi, whole genome shotgun sequence DNA contains the following:
- the LOC113699860 gene encoding uncharacterized protein — protein sequence MSNGEKWGGIQRPERSFKQFRDFISTNELIDIGFEGKPWTWSNNWDSEEEVRERLDRMLGSRAWRRKFEKAKCCHIHNEASDHCMLLLHTEPKERKWKRRSLKINARGDIDMIKKEIQELRESNAKDRKQKICELKKKLADAYKKEEVFWGQKARINWLREGDKNTGYFHAVVAGRRKRNTITTLQNAGGIGVRMRRKWRGRSLVTLTVSLPLPILRNLHQSFSVSHRSLLLK from the exons ATGAGTAATGGTGAAAAGTGGGGAGGGATACAGAGGCCTGAAAGGAGCTTTAAGCAGTTTAGAGACTTTATTAGTACAAACGAGCTGATAGATATTGGATTCGAAGGGAAACCTTGGACTTGGAGTAACAATTGGGACAGTGAAGAAGAAGTAAGAGAGAGGTTGGATAGAATGCTTGGTAGTAGGGCGTGGAGGAGGAAGTTTGAGAAAGCAAAATGCTGTCATATACACAATGAGGCTTCTGATCACTGTATGCTCCTACTACATACTGAACCAAAGGAAAGGAAGTGGAAAAGAAG GAGTTTGAAGATCAATGCTAGGGGGGATATAGATATGATTAAGAAGGAGATTCAAGAGCTGCGTGAGAGTAATGCAAAGGACAGGAAACAAAAGATATGCGAGCTAAAGAAAAAGCTAGCTGATGCATATAAGAAAGAGGAAGTATTCTGGGGACAAAAAGCTAGAATAAATTGGCTGCGAGAAGGAGATAAGAACACTGGTTACTTTCATGCAGTTGTTGCAGGGagaaggaaaaggaatactATTACAACATTGCAGAATGCTGGGGGGATTGGTGTGAGAATGAGGAGGAAGTGGCGGGGGAGATCACTGGTTACTTTGACAGTCTCTTTACCTCTTCCAATCCTGAGGAATTTGCACCAATCATTCAGTGTATCCCACAGATCATTACTGCTCAAATGA